The following proteins are encoded in a genomic region of Glycine max cultivar Williams 82 chromosome 18, Glycine_max_v4.0, whole genome shotgun sequence:
- the LOC102667659 gene encoding uncharacterized protein, producing the protein MVKIVGVPENATRLNLFSFSLAREAKRWLHSFKGNSLRTWEEFVEKFLKKYFPDSKTTEGKMEISSFHQFPDESLSEVLDCFRGLLRKMPTHGYSEPVQLNIFIDGLRPQSKQLLDASVGGKIKLKTPKEAMELTENMAASDHAILHDRTYAPTKRSLLKLTMQDATLAQNKLLSRKIEALTETLSKLPQQLQAVSPSHSSVMQVGGCHTCGGIHESGQCTIQEDPSREVNYMGIPNRHGFQGYNQGGPSGFNQGSTGFNQGPRGFNQGRNFTQGSSWRNHPGNQYNKEHKSQPAQNLNQGEDIHEKTNKLEETLNQFMHISMSNYRSTKASIKNLEMQVGQLAKQMAERPSSSFGANTEKNPKEECKAILTRSQKRAQGEAEAEKDQSDEGRTDKDEEREEGRGGGREDGLTP; encoded by the coding sequence ATGGTCAAGATAGTCGGAGTTCCTGAAAATGCAACACGCCTaaatctcttttccttttcactaGCAAGGGAGGCAAAAAGGTGGCTACACTCATTCAAGGGTAATAGCTTGCGGACATGGGAAGAATTCGTAGAGAAGTTcttgaagaaatacttcccagatTCAAAAACCACTGAAGGAAAGATGGAAATCTCTTCCTTCCATCAATTTCCCGATGAATCCCTCAGTGAGGTGCTCGACTGCTTCCGTGGGTTGCTAAGGAAAATGCCTACACATGGATACAGTGAGCCGGTGCAACTCAACATCTTCATAGATGGTTTGAGACCTCAATCGAAGCAGCTACTAGATGCATCCGTTGGAGGTAAGATCAAGTTAAAAACACCGAAGGAGGCTATGGAGTTAACAGAAAATATGGCGGcaagtgatcatgccattcttcATGATCGCACATATGCACCAACTAAGAGAAGCCTTCTGAAACTCACAATGCAAGATGCAACCTTGGCGCAAAATAAGCTGCTATCTAGAAAAATAGAAGCCCTGACCGAAACCCTCAGCAAGCTAccacaacaactacaagcaGTAAGTCCTTCTCACTCTTCTGTTATGCAGGTAGGGGGATGCCATACATGTGGAGGAATACACGAGTCTGGACAATGTACAATTCAAGAAGACCCTTCCAGGGAAGTAAACTACATGGGCATACCAAATCGCCATGGATTCCAAGGTTACAACCAAGGAGGTCCGTCTGGATTCAATCAAGGATCAACAGGATTTAATCAAGGCCCACGAGGATTCAACCAAGGAAGGAACTTCACACAAGGCTCAAGCTGGAGGAATCACCCAGGGAATCAATACAATAAGGAGCACAAAAGTCAGCCTGCCCAAAATCTCAACCAAGGGGAAGATATTCACGAGAAAACTAACAAGCTTGAGGAGACGCTAAACCAATTCATGCATATTTCAATGTCTAATTACCGAAGCACAAAAGCCTCCATCAAGAACTTAGAAATGCAGGTGGGACAATTGGCCAAACAGATGGCTGAAAGACCCTCCAGTAGCTTTGGAGCCAACACGGAAAAGAACCCCAAGGAAGAGTGCAAGGCCATACTGACCAGAAGCCAAAAGAGAGCACAAGGAGAGGCAGAAGCAGAAAAAGACCAGTCTGATGAAGGAAGGACAGACAAAGatgaagaaagagaagaaggaagaggaggaggaagagaagATGGTCTTACTCCCTAA
- the LOC102667784 gene encoding uncharacterized protein, whose protein sequence is MPLYSKFMKDILTKKGKYIDNENIMVRGNYSAGLQRKLPKKFKDPGSVTIPCTIGEEAVDKAFIDLGASTNLMPLSMCRRIGDLKIDPTRMALQLADHSITRPYRVAEDVLVKVRHFTFLVDFVIMDIEEDTEIPLILSRPFMLIANCVVDMGNRNLELSVDNQKVTFDLFKAMKYPKES, encoded by the coding sequence ATGCCGCTTTACTCCAAGTTCATGAAAGACATCCTCACCAAGAAGGGGAAGTATATTGATAATGAAAACATTATGGTGAGAGGCAACTACAGTGCAGGTTTACAGAGGAAGCTACCCAAGAAGTTCAAAGACCCCGGAAGTGTAACTATCCCTTGCACCATAGGGGAAGAGGCGGTAGACAAGGCCTTCATTGACTTAGGGGCAAGTACGAACCTGATGCCTCTATCAATGTGTAGAAGAATTGGTGATCTGAAGATAGACCCTACCAGGATGGCGCTTCAGCTAGCAGACCACTCAATCACAAGACCATACAGGGTGGCAGAAGATGTCCTAGTCAAAGTCCGCCACTTCACTTTTCTGGTGGACTTTGTCATTATGGATATCGAAGAAGATACAGAGATTCCTCTTATCTTAAGTAGACCCTTCATGCTGATTGCCAATTGTGTGGTGGATATGGGGAATAGAAATCTAGAGTTGAGCGTTGACAATCAGAAGGTGACCTTCGACCTGTTTAAAGCAATGAAGTACCCAAAGGAAAGCTAG